From a single Rhizobium lusitanum genomic region:
- a CDS encoding efflux RND transporter periplasmic adaptor subunit, translated as MKKFWLSLGLLVIAAFAVWSYRDRIPFMSAFVDKASAKTEDSAKTADAGGHGKHQAAATVVKTVAVTKTSLANDVTATGWADAQDTTTVAAQESGIITLIQAQDGAMVKAGDLIAKLDPRTAQAAVDKDEATLAKDQATLTQAESALARAKSLLNGAGTQQTVDQAVASRDTAAATVNGDKAQLASDQVLLENTQIRAPYDGRLGDVALSVGAYVSPGTAIVSIAQYNPIYVKFHLQESHLRELEEAMQVGSVPVSTVPRSEQGKSRQGAMSFYDNQVDAASGTILAKAKFDNANGAIWPGQSVNIVVHFNNNQPVIVAPTVAISPGAEGFYAFVVKDNKVHMTPVTVARQNGSFTAVAKGLSEGDHVVVEGQVQLNDGQSVVEQFNDDKSQNVASADGQSGQKTETITVGAQQ; from the coding sequence ATGAAGAAATTCTGGCTCTCTCTCGGCCTTCTCGTTATTGCCGCCTTCGCAGTATGGAGCTATCGCGACCGTATTCCCTTTATGTCCGCTTTCGTCGACAAGGCTTCCGCCAAGACCGAGGATAGCGCCAAGACGGCGGACGCCGGTGGACATGGCAAACATCAGGCCGCAGCTACTGTCGTCAAAACCGTCGCCGTCACGAAAACGTCGTTGGCCAACGATGTCACCGCCACCGGCTGGGCCGATGCGCAGGATACGACGACGGTCGCCGCGCAGGAATCCGGCATCATTACGTTGATCCAGGCCCAGGACGGCGCCATGGTCAAAGCCGGCGACTTGATCGCCAAGCTCGATCCACGCACAGCTCAGGCCGCCGTCGACAAGGACGAGGCAACGCTGGCTAAGGATCAGGCGACTCTTACCCAAGCCGAATCGGCCCTCGCGCGTGCCAAAAGCCTGTTGAACGGCGCCGGCACACAGCAGACGGTGGATCAGGCCGTCGCGTCGCGCGATACTGCGGCAGCGACAGTCAACGGTGACAAGGCGCAGCTCGCTTCCGATCAGGTCCTGCTTGAGAACACCCAGATCCGCGCGCCCTATGATGGCCGCCTCGGCGACGTCGCCCTCAGCGTCGGCGCCTATGTGAGCCCCGGCACCGCGATCGTATCGATCGCGCAGTACAATCCGATCTACGTCAAGTTCCACCTGCAGGAGAGCCATCTTCGCGAGCTGGAAGAAGCGATGCAGGTTGGCTCCGTGCCGGTCAGCACCGTGCCGCGGTCGGAGCAAGGCAAGTCGCGCCAGGGCGCAATGAGCTTTTACGACAATCAGGTCGATGCCGCATCCGGTACCATCCTCGCCAAGGCGAAGTTCGACAATGCCAATGGCGCCATCTGGCCCGGCCAATCGGTCAATATCGTCGTGCACTTCAACAACAACCAGCCCGTGATCGTCGCGCCCACGGTCGCGATCAGTCCTGGCGCCGAAGGCTTCTACGCGTTCGTCGTCAAGGACAATAAGGTGCATATGACGCCGGTCACCGTCGCCCGCCAGAACGGTAGCTTCACAGCCGTCGCCAAGGGGCTTTCGGAAGGCGATCACGTCGTGGTCGAAGGTCAGGTGCAGCTCAACGACGGCCAGAGCGTTGTCGAACAGTTCAACGATGACAAGTCTCAGAATGTCGCCTCGGCTGACGGCCAGTCGGGTCAGAAGACTGAAACGATTACGGTTGGAGCGCAGCAATGA
- a CDS encoding SDR family oxidoreductase, with amino-acid sequence MDLGIKGKRALVLASSKGLGHGIAVALAREGANVLLCGRSGERLEANCKAINAEGKGRADWIWADLNDDNFVDVVSKAVADKLGGLDILVNNSGGPTPGTTADMTAERLETYFLSMVARIITLTNALLPGMKAQGWGRILTVASSGVIEPISNLALSNTLRPALAGWSKTLAGEVAADGITVNMLLPGSIATDRLADLDSAAAKRSGKSLEDISAERQQRIPAGRYGHVEEFAATAAFLCSEPASYVTGSMIRCDGGAARSL; translated from the coding sequence ATGGATCTCGGCATCAAGGGAAAGCGAGCGCTGGTTCTCGCCTCGTCCAAGGGACTGGGTCACGGCATCGCGGTGGCGCTGGCGCGGGAGGGGGCGAATGTCCTGCTTTGTGGACGCAGCGGCGAGAGGCTGGAAGCCAATTGCAAGGCCATCAATGCCGAGGGCAAAGGCCGGGCCGACTGGATCTGGGCCGATCTCAACGACGACAACTTCGTGGACGTCGTCAGCAAGGCGGTCGCCGACAAGCTCGGCGGCCTCGATATTCTCGTCAACAATAGCGGCGGGCCGACGCCGGGGACGACGGCTGACATGACCGCCGAGCGGCTGGAGACCTATTTCCTGTCGATGGTGGCGCGGATCATCACGCTCACCAATGCGCTGTTACCGGGCATGAAGGCGCAAGGATGGGGGCGTATCCTCACCGTTGCCTCCTCCGGCGTCATCGAGCCGATCTCCAATCTGGCACTGTCCAACACGCTGCGTCCCGCGCTTGCAGGATGGAGCAAGACCTTGGCGGGCGAAGTGGCGGCGGATGGCATCACCGTGAACATGCTCCTGCCGGGCAGCATCGCCACCGACCGGTTGGCCGATCTTGACAGTGCGGCGGCCAAACGCAGCGGCAAAAGCCTGGAGGACATCAGCGCCGAGCGGCAGCAGCGAATTCCCGCCGGCCGTTACGGCCACGTCGAGGAATTTGCCGCCACGGCGGCCTTCCTCTGCAGCGAACCCGCAAGTTATGTAACCGGCTCGATGATCCGTTGCGATGGCGGCGCCGCGCGATCGCTCTAA
- a CDS encoding electron transfer flavoprotein-ubiquinone oxidoreductase, with amino-acid sequence MTDASELPERESMEFDVVIVGAGPAGLSAAIRLKQVSPDLTVVVLEKGAEVGAHILSGAVVDPIGIDRLLPGWREEEGHPFKTEVTADHFMLLGPAGSIRLPNFAMPPLMSNHGNYIVSLGNVCRWLAEKAEALGVDIYPGFAATEVLYNDDGAVIGVATGDMGIEKNGEPGPNYTRGMELLGKYVLIGEGVRGSLAKQLIAKFDLSKDREPQKFGIGIKELWQVKPENHRQGLVQHSFGWPLGMKTGGGSFLYHLEDNLVAVGFVVHLNYKNPYLYPFEEFQRFKTHPAIRGTFEGGKRISYGARAITEGGYQSVPKLTFPGGALIGCSAGFVNVPRIKGSHNAVLSGMLAADKIADAIAAGRANDEVIEIENEWRAGDIGKDLKRVRNVKPLWSKFGTAIGVALGGLDMWTNQLLGFSFFGTLKHGKTDAQSLEPAAKHKKIDYPKPDGVLTFDRLSSVFLSNTNHEENEPVHLKVKDMALQISSEHDIYAGPSTRYCPAGVYEWVEKDGKETYVINAQNCVHCKTCDIKDPNQNINWVPPQGGEGPVYPNM; translated from the coding sequence ATGACTGACGCCAGCGAGCTGCCTGAACGCGAGAGCATGGAATTCGACGTTGTGATTGTCGGGGCAGGCCCTGCCGGGCTGTCGGCGGCGATCCGTTTGAAGCAGGTCAGTCCGGACCTGACCGTCGTCGTGCTTGAAAAGGGGGCTGAAGTCGGGGCTCATATCCTGTCGGGCGCCGTCGTCGATCCCATCGGCATCGATCGCCTGCTGCCGGGCTGGCGCGAGGAGGAGGGGCATCCCTTCAAGACCGAGGTGACGGCCGATCACTTCATGCTGCTGGGTCCCGCCGGTTCCATCCGTTTGCCGAATTTCGCCATGCCGCCGCTGATGAGCAATCACGGCAATTATATCGTCTCTCTCGGTAATGTCTGTCGCTGGCTCGCCGAGAAGGCCGAGGCGCTGGGCGTCGATATCTATCCCGGCTTTGCCGCGACCGAAGTGCTTTATAATGACGACGGCGCCGTCATCGGTGTCGCTACCGGCGATATGGGCATCGAGAAGAACGGCGAGCCCGGCCCGAACTATACCCGCGGCATGGAGCTGCTCGGCAAATATGTGCTGATCGGCGAAGGCGTGCGCGGCTCACTTGCCAAGCAGCTGATTGCCAAGTTCGATCTGTCGAAAGATCGTGAGCCACAGAAGTTCGGTATCGGCATCAAGGAGCTGTGGCAGGTCAAGCCCGAGAACCACAGGCAGGGTCTGGTGCAGCACTCCTTCGGCTGGCCGCTCGGCATGAAGACTGGTGGCGGGTCCTTCCTCTATCATCTCGAGGACAATCTGGTGGCCGTCGGTTTCGTCGTGCACCTCAACTACAAGAACCCCTATCTCTATCCCTTCGAGGAATTCCAGCGCTTCAAGACACATCCGGCCATTCGCGGCACGTTTGAAGGCGGCAAGCGTATTTCCTATGGCGCCCGCGCCATCACCGAGGGCGGCTACCAGTCGGTGCCGAAACTGACCTTCCCCGGCGGCGCGCTGATTGGCTGTTCCGCCGGTTTCGTCAACGTGCCGCGCATCAAGGGCAGCCACAATGCGGTGCTGTCGGGCATGCTGGCAGCGGACAAGATTGCAGACGCGATCGCGGCCGGTCGCGCCAATGACGAAGTCATCGAGATCGAGAACGAATGGCGTGCCGGTGATATCGGCAAGGACCTGAAGCGCGTGCGCAACGTCAAGCCGCTCTGGTCGAAGTTCGGCACGGCGATCGGCGTTGCACTCGGCGGCCTCGACATGTGGACCAACCAACTCCTCGGCTTTTCCTTCTTCGGCACGCTGAAGCACGGCAAGACCGACGCGCAATCGCTGGAGCCGGCGGCCAAGCATAAGAAGATCGACTATCCGAAGCCGGACGGCGTGCTCACCTTCGATCGTCTCTCCTCGGTGTTCCTGTCGAACACCAATCACGAGGAAAACGAGCCGGTTCATCTCAAGGTCAAGGACATGGCGCTGCAGATATCGTCCGAGCACGACATCTATGCCGGCCCGTCGACCCGCTACTGTCCGGCAGGGGTCTATGAATGGGTGGAGAAGGACGGCAAGGAGACCTACGTCATCAACGCCCAGAACTGCGTCCACTGCAAGACCTGCGACATCAAGGATCCGAACCAGAACATCAACTGGGTCCCGCCGCAGGGCGGCGAGGGACCGGTCTATCCGAATATGTGA
- a CDS encoding GNAT family N-acetyltransferase: protein MLETGRDIYAIRLARPDELHLLAAIEVDAFWALHEAGAVACEPTSLPIGVLKQSLEADLLLVAADQLDQPFGFLAGLAMADAVHVAEIDVIRHWQKKGVGRRLMQAVIETVRARGASGVTLTTDRHVPFNAPFYASLGFRILDENERSAELTRILEREVEHGADPARRVAMALWF from the coding sequence ATGCTGGAGACCGGGCGAGACATCTACGCGATACGCTTGGCTCGCCCGGACGAACTGCACCTGCTGGCCGCCATCGAGGTCGATGCTTTCTGGGCACTGCACGAGGCCGGCGCGGTCGCCTGCGAACCGACCTCCTTGCCGATTGGCGTGCTGAAGCAATCGCTCGAAGCGGATCTGTTGCTCGTCGCAGCCGACCAGTTGGACCAGCCGTTCGGCTTTCTTGCAGGCCTCGCGATGGCAGATGCTGTCCATGTTGCGGAAATCGATGTTATCCGGCACTGGCAGAAAAAGGGCGTTGGACGCCGCTTGATGCAGGCTGTCATCGAGACCGTGCGGGCGCGCGGCGCATCTGGCGTTACCCTGACGACGGACCGCCATGTACCCTTCAACGCGCCATTCTATGCCTCACTTGGATTCCGCATATTGGACGAAAATGAGAGATCGGCGGAATTGACGCGAATCCTGGAAAGGGAGGTCGAGCACGGCGCGGATCCGGCCCGGCGGGTTGCGATGGCGCTGTGGTTCTGA
- a CDS encoding type II toxin-antitoxin system VapC family toxin produces MILVDTSIWIDHFHSLDIRLQSLLEQKQVLVHPFVVGEISLGNLRQYDLVMRSLSRLYQIAKASDDDVLYFIRTNKLQGAGIGYVDAHLAAAAMLTPGTYLWTRDKRLQRVAENLRIAAPL; encoded by the coding sequence ATGATCCTGGTCGATACGTCGATCTGGATTGATCATTTTCACTCGCTGGACATCCGGCTCCAATCTCTGTTGGAGCAGAAACAAGTTCTTGTTCACCCCTTCGTCGTCGGCGAGATCAGCCTTGGAAATCTGCGGCAATATGATCTTGTGATGCGAAGCCTGAGCCGGCTGTATCAGATTGCAAAGGCGTCGGATGATGACGTCCTTTATTTCATCCGGACCAACAAATTGCAGGGTGCGGGGATCGGTTATGTCGATGCTCATCTCGCCGCAGCCGCGATGCTGACACCAGGAACCTATCTTTGGACGCGCGACAAACGACTTCAGCGCGTTGCCGAAAACCTCAGAATTGCCGCACCATTATAG
- a CDS encoding type II toxin-antitoxin system VapB family antitoxin, producing MRTTVAIDDKLLADAREVTGLAETSAILREALKALVEREAARTLIRLGGSEPDITAPPRRQFGVE from the coding sequence ATGCGCACCACGGTAGCCATCGACGACAAATTGCTCGCGGATGCACGCGAGGTTACCGGTTTGGCCGAGACCTCGGCGATCCTGCGCGAAGCGTTGAAAGCCCTTGTGGAACGCGAAGCCGCCAGAACCTTGATACGCCTTGGCGGTTCGGAACCGGATATTACGGCCCCTCCTCGTCGTCAGTTTGGCGTCGAATGA
- a CDS encoding DMT family transporter, with amino-acid sequence MTTLAFSSRKTMPTAIGYAGAIITVLIWANWILATRHTTETQMSTIDLGLIRYGVPALVLSPVWLRTGLLPKGVPLKLLALMVCGSGALFFQLTTFAIHFTPAASAGILLGGSMPLAAALIGVLLFRERPDITRWLGLGGIVAGVVILLVRSLSGADVSWISFTLLPLGALLWAGYTHAFRRSGLNAIQSSAIIAVWSFLIHVVLAFVFGSSLASIPLPEIGLQVVSQGLLSGLAATLAYGLAVQALGGTQAAAFTAITPVLATFGGGMLLGEPLGVAEISAAVVTGLGVALSTGLLSRK; translated from the coding sequence ATGACCACTTTGGCTTTCTCCTCCCGCAAGACAATGCCCACCGCGATCGGCTATGCCGGCGCCATCATCACAGTGCTGATCTGGGCCAACTGGATCCTCGCCACCCGCCACACCACTGAGACGCAGATGAGCACGATCGACCTCGGCCTGATCCGCTACGGTGTTCCGGCACTGGTGCTTTCTCCTGTCTGGCTGCGCACAGGCCTTCTGCCGAAAGGCGTTCCGCTGAAACTGCTGGCGCTGATGGTATGCGGCTCTGGCGCGCTGTTTTTCCAGTTGACCACCTTCGCCATTCACTTCACGCCCGCCGCATCGGCCGGCATTCTGCTCGGTGGCTCGATGCCGCTGGCGGCCGCGCTGATTGGCGTGCTGCTGTTTCGTGAGCGTCCGGATATCACCCGCTGGCTCGGCCTTGGCGGCATCGTCGCCGGCGTCGTCATCCTTTTGGTGCGCAGCCTTTCCGGTGCCGATGTCTCCTGGATCAGCTTCACGCTGCTGCCACTCGGCGCTCTGCTCTGGGCCGGCTATACCCACGCCTTCCGCCGCTCCGGCCTGAACGCCATCCAGTCGAGCGCCATCATCGCCGTCTGGTCATTCCTCATCCATGTCGTGCTGGCTTTCGTCTTCGGCAGCTCACTCGCCTCCATCCCGCTGCCTGAGATCGGTCTGCAGGTCGTCAGCCAAGGCCTACTTTCCGGCCTTGCCGCCACCCTCGCCTACGGTCTTGCCGTCCAGGCCCTCGGTGGCACGCAAGCCGCCGCCTTCACCGCCATCACCCCGGTGCTTGCCACCTTCGGCGGCGGGATGCTGCTGGGCGAGCCGCTCGGTGTCGCCGAGATTTCGGCGGCAGTGGTTACGGGACTGGGTGTCGCGCTGTCGACGGGACTGCTGTCACGCAAATGA
- a CDS encoding Lrp/AsnC family transcriptional regulator: MPKLDKFDIAILNCLQEDARATNVEIAEKVNLSPSPCLRRIRNLEKSGLLRGYRADIDRKEVGLGLTVFVELKVGHHSKENSEAQQAALLAIPEIVACHLISGTADFLAEVVVEDLAAYEKVMSEKLLVLPGVSDLRSNFAIRTLKTNGALKLRPPV; the protein is encoded by the coding sequence ATGCCAAAACTGGATAAATTCGATATTGCCATCCTTAACTGCCTGCAGGAGGATGCGCGCGCAACCAATGTCGAGATTGCCGAGAAGGTGAACCTCTCTCCGTCACCCTGTCTGAGGCGGATCCGCAATCTGGAAAAATCTGGTCTGCTGCGCGGTTACCGCGCCGATATCGATCGCAAGGAAGTGGGTCTCGGTTTGACGGTTTTCGTCGAGCTCAAGGTTGGGCACCACTCGAAGGAAAATTCCGAGGCGCAGCAGGCGGCATTGCTGGCGATCCCCGAGATCGTCGCCTGCCATTTGATTTCAGGAACGGCTGACTTTCTGGCCGAAGTCGTAGTGGAGGATCTGGCTGCCTATGAAAAGGTGATGTCGGAAAAGCTTCTGGTGTTGCCCGGCGTATCCGACCTGCGCTCGAATTTTGCGATCCGCACTCTCAAGACCAATGGCGCCTTGAAGCTGCGTCCGCCGGTCTGA
- the mgtE gene encoding magnesium transporter, with the protein MNINSLPVRAGNAARAFINNNRAVTIAERVEQLNAIDAKEAARILAKMPEERAVRILDRPELRNASAILEVMTDADAARLLHGMSNDRVADVLLELDSEARTRLFATLDEPVRVAIQGLMGYPPRTAGGIMTTEFVSASASWTVAQTLDHVRKVERSRETVYAIYVLDDETQALLHVVTLRRLITGEPDACILTVAQKGTPVTAPPLMKQEDVARLIRRHDLLALPVVDENCRMLGIVTVDDVIDTMIADNTEAAQRFGGMEALGQPYMKIGFVGMIRKRAGWLAALFLGEMLTASAMQHFEGELEKAVVLTLFIPLIMSSGGNSGSQATSLIIRALALGELKLSDWWRVALRELPTGMVLGSILGLVGFARVVLWQTIGLFDYGPHWQLVGLTVFAALIGIVTFGSLAGSMLPFLLQRLRLDPASASAPAVATLVDVTGLVIYFSVALLILSGTML; encoded by the coding sequence ATGAACATCAACAGCCTTCCCGTGCGAGCCGGCAATGCCGCTCGTGCGTTCATCAATAACAACCGCGCCGTCACCATCGCGGAACGCGTCGAGCAGCTGAATGCTATCGACGCGAAAGAAGCCGCACGCATCCTCGCCAAAATGCCGGAGGAACGCGCCGTTCGCATCCTCGACCGGCCGGAACTTCGCAACGCCTCCGCCATTCTCGAGGTCATGACCGATGCCGACGCCGCGCGACTGCTGCACGGCATGTCCAACGACCGCGTGGCCGACGTCCTGCTGGAGCTGGATAGCGAGGCGCGCACTCGGCTGTTTGCCACCCTTGACGAGCCGGTTCGCGTCGCGATCCAGGGCCTGATGGGCTACCCGCCGCGCACGGCAGGCGGCATCATGACGACGGAATTCGTCAGCGCGTCCGCCAGCTGGACCGTTGCCCAGACGCTCGACCATGTTCGCAAGGTCGAACGCTCCCGCGAGACCGTCTATGCCATCTACGTGCTGGACGACGAAACGCAGGCGCTGCTGCATGTGGTGACACTGCGCCGCCTCATCACCGGCGAGCCGGACGCCTGTATCCTGACGGTCGCGCAGAAGGGTACGCCGGTCACGGCGCCTCCCCTGATGAAACAGGAGGATGTCGCTCGCCTCATTCGCCGCCACGACCTGCTGGCATTGCCGGTTGTCGATGAAAACTGTCGCATGCTCGGCATTGTCACCGTCGATGACGTCATCGACACGATGATTGCCGACAACACGGAAGCCGCGCAAAGGTTCGGCGGCATGGAGGCCCTCGGCCAGCCGTACATGAAGATCGGCTTTGTGGGCATGATCCGCAAGCGCGCCGGCTGGCTCGCCGCCCTCTTCCTCGGCGAAATGCTGACGGCAAGCGCCATGCAGCATTTCGAAGGCGAATTGGAAAAGGCCGTCGTCCTGACGCTGTTCATCCCGCTGATCATGAGCTCGGGCGGCAATTCCGGCTCGCAGGCGACCTCGCTGATCATCCGGGCACTGGCGCTTGGCGAGCTCAAGCTTTCCGACTGGTGGCGCGTCGCCCTGCGCGAACTGCCGACCGGCATGGTGCTCGGCTCCATCCTCGGCCTTGTCGGCTTCGCCCGCGTCGTGCTTTGGCAGACCATCGGCCTGTTCGACTATGGCCCGCACTGGCAGCTGGTCGGCCTGACCGTCTTTGCCGCGCTGATCGGTATCGTCACCTTCGGCTCGCTTGCAGGTTCGATGCTGCCGTTCCTGCTGCAGAGGCTGCGGCTCGATCCAGCCAGCGCCTCGGCTCCGGCCGTTGCAACGCTGGTCGATGTGACCGGCTTGGTGATCTACTTCTCAGTCGCGCTGCTGATCCTCAGCGGCACGATGCTCTGA
- a CDS encoding zinc-binding alcohol dehydrogenase family protein — protein sequence MRAVAYKIPQPISAETSLLDVDLPTPEAKGRDLLVEIKAVSVNPVDIKVRASAAPAEGEYKVIGWDAAGVVKAVGPDVTMFKPGDEVFYAGAINRGGSNAEFQLVDERIVGAKPKSLDFAAAAALPLTSITAYETLFDRLKVQDPVPGAANAILIIGGAGGVGSIAIQIARALTGLTVIATASRPETQAWVKELGAHHVIDHSKLLAPQIEALGIGAPAFVFATTNTSDHIASIVEIIAPQGRLGLIDDPKVLDIVPFKRKAISIHWEMMFVRPLFNTADMIEQHRLLTTVAELVDAGKIRTTLTETLGTINAANLKKAHALVETGKMKGKVVLAGF from the coding sequence ATGCGTGCCGTCGCTTACAAGATCCCCCAGCCGATTTCCGCCGAGACGTCGCTTCTCGACGTCGATCTCCCGACACCCGAAGCCAAGGGCCGCGATCTCCTGGTCGAAATCAAGGCTGTCTCCGTCAATCCGGTCGATATCAAAGTCCGTGCCAGCGCCGCCCCCGCCGAAGGCGAATACAAGGTGATCGGCTGGGATGCCGCCGGTGTCGTCAAGGCAGTCGGTCCCGATGTCACCATGTTCAAGCCCGGCGACGAGGTTTTCTACGCTGGCGCCATCAATCGCGGCGGCTCGAACGCCGAGTTTCAGCTGGTGGACGAGCGCATTGTCGGCGCCAAGCCGAAGAGCCTCGATTTCGCTGCGGCAGCTGCCCTGCCGCTCACCTCGATCACCGCTTACGAGACATTGTTCGACCGCCTCAAGGTTCAGGACCCTGTCCCGGGTGCCGCCAATGCCATCCTCATCATCGGCGGTGCCGGCGGCGTCGGCTCGATCGCTATCCAGATCGCTCGGGCACTGACCGGCCTGACCGTGATTGCCACCGCCTCTCGGCCGGAAACCCAGGCTTGGGTGAAGGAACTCGGCGCCCACCACGTCATCGATCACTCCAAGCTATTGGCGCCTCAAATCGAAGCCCTTGGCATCGGCGCCCCGGCCTTCGTCTTCGCGACCACCAACACCAGCGATCATATCGCCTCGATCGTGGAAATCATCGCGCCACAGGGCCGCTTGGGGCTGATCGACGATCCGAAGGTGCTCGATATCGTCCCCTTTAAGCGCAAGGCGATCTCGATCCATTGGGAGATGATGTTCGTCCGCCCGCTCTTCAACACGGCCGACATGATCGAGCAGCACCGGCTGTTGACCACGGTCGCCGAACTGGTCGATGCCGGCAAGATCCGAACCACGCTCACCGAAACGCTGGGCACGATCAACGCCGCCAACCTGAAGAAAGCACATGCGCTGGTCGAGACCGGCAAAATGAAGGGCAAGGTCGTTCTGGCCGGCTTCTGA
- a CDS encoding winged helix-turn-helix transcriptional regulator, with protein MSLPRAKLVGNFPGCPVEATLSLLDGKWKGVILFHLMEGTLRFNEIRRKLPSVTQRMLTKQLRELEVSGLVSRTVFPVVPPRVDYALTPLGTSLEPLIKAMAVWGEENVLCHTGKQEVRLSPASCTPAVALQGN; from the coding sequence ATGTCACTACCCCGCGCCAAGCTCGTCGGGAATTTCCCCGGTTGCCCGGTCGAGGCGACGTTGAGCCTGCTCGATGGCAAGTGGAAGGGCGTGATCCTGTTCCATCTGATGGAAGGGACGCTGCGTTTCAATGAGATCCGCCGAAAGCTGCCGTCGGTGACGCAGCGCATGCTGACGAAGCAGCTACGGGAACTGGAAGTGTCCGGTCTGGTCTCGCGTACCGTTTTCCCGGTCGTGCCGCCACGCGTCGACTATGCGCTGACGCCACTTGGCACCAGCCTGGAACCGCTCATCAAGGCGATGGCCGTCTGGGGTGAGGAAAATGTCCTCTGCCATACCGGCAAGCAGGAGGTGCGGCTTTCGCCAGCCTCATGCACTCCGGCTGTTGCGCTCCAGGGCAATTGA
- a CDS encoding MFS transporter: MTADVIDSQSVLETPSRAAIALVTLALAVGSFGIGTGEFVIMGLLPEVANTFGVSTPQAGHVISAYALGVVVGAPIIAVLAAKMARRTLLLLMMAIFAAGNISSAFAPSFESFAALRFITGLPHGAYFGVAALVAASMVPVHRRVRAVGQVMLGLTIATLIGTPIATFLGQILNWRAAFMLVGGIGLATMLLIALFLPKDRVEEGASITRELGALKRIQVWLTLGIAAVGFGGMFSVFSYVATTTTQVAGLGTAMVPVVLALFGIGMNVGNVVGSRLGDLSIKGTIGGMMVFNVIVMTLFSLTAANPIMLCLCVFLIGCGFAACPAVQTRLMDVAADAQTLAAASNHSAFNIANALGAWLGGMVIAWGFTAAATGYVGAVLSVLGLVVFGISIALERNSRSA; the protein is encoded by the coding sequence ATCACCGCCGACGTCATCGATTCCCAATCCGTCCTCGAGACGCCGTCGCGTGCTGCGATCGCGCTCGTCACGTTGGCTCTCGCGGTCGGCAGCTTCGGCATCGGCACCGGCGAATTCGTCATCATGGGGCTGTTGCCCGAGGTCGCCAATACCTTCGGCGTTTCCACTCCGCAGGCGGGCCATGTCATCAGTGCCTATGCGCTCGGCGTTGTCGTTGGCGCGCCGATCATCGCCGTTCTCGCCGCCAAGATGGCGCGGCGCACGCTGCTCCTTCTGATGATGGCGATCTTCGCGGCGGGCAATATCTCCAGCGCCTTCGCTCCGAGCTTCGAGAGCTTCGCCGCCCTGCGTTTCATCACCGGCCTGCCGCATGGCGCCTATTTCGGCGTTGCAGCACTCGTGGCCGCCTCGATGGTGCCGGTTCATCGTCGCGTCCGTGCCGTTGGCCAGGTCATGCTCGGCCTTACCATCGCTACCCTGATCGGCACGCCGATCGCCACCTTCCTCGGCCAGATCCTGAATTGGCGGGCTGCCTTTATGCTGGTCGGCGGCATCGGCCTCGCGACCATGCTGCTGATCGCCCTGTTCCTGCCCAAGGACCGGGTTGAGGAAGGCGCCAGCATCACCCGCGAGCTCGGCGCACTCAAGCGCATTCAAGTCTGGTTGACGCTCGGCATCGCAGCCGTCGGCTTCGGCGGCATGTTCTCGGTCTTCAGCTATGTCGCGACGACAACAACGCAAGTTGCCGGTCTGGGTACCGCCATGGTGCCCGTCGTGCTGGCGCTCTTCGGCATCGGCATGAATGTCGGCAACGTCGTCGGCTCGCGCCTCGGCGACCTATCGATCAAGGGCACGATCGGCGGCATGATGGTCTTCAACGTCATCGTCATGACGCTGTTTTCGCTGACCGCCGCCAATCCGATAATGCTCTGTCTCTGTGTCTTCCTGATCGGCTGCGGCTTTGCCGCGTGCCCTGCCGTGCAGACGCGGCTGATGGATGTCGCCGCAGATGCACAGACGCTTGCTGCCGCCTCCAATCATTCCGCCTTCAACATCGCCAATGCGCTCGGCGCCTGGCTCGGCGGCATGGTGATTGCCTGGGGCTTTACCGCGGCTGCGACCGGTTATGTCGGCGCGGTCCTCTCTGTCCTCGGCCTTGTTGTCTTCGGGATCTCAATTGCCCTGGAGCGCAACAGCCGGAGTGCATGA